The Ricinus communis isolate WT05 ecotype wild-type chromosome 8, ASM1957865v1, whole genome shotgun sequence sequence atttcttttattaaatacaGGCTAAAGCAAAGTCTCAGAAGAAAGCTGAAGCAAAGGCTCATCATTGAGAGATATACTTTGTTGAGAGTTAGGAGACTTGATTTTTGCTGGTATAGAAATAATGCATAGCAATGCAACTGTACCGAATTTACGTTTTAATGTAAAGCCTTGACCTTGGTGCTATGGTTATATCTTTCTAATGCTCTTTTTGTGGAGGTTGTTAACTTTGTCTTTCTGAGAAATGCATATTTGGTCTTTCCTGGCCACCATGAAAAATTCTGATTGTATATTGCTTAGCTGACAATGCTTAAATGCTGGAAGATTGAATCTTCCCTTGattgaaataattaatcattGTGAGCGTTGCTTTCCGATTcctattttgtttgttttaacaAATTGTTTGATCGATTTGATAATTAGCATATAGATTTGTTAAGATTCAACTTTTGGCAAAATGTATGGTACCTTTTCGTAATGTTTTCATCCTTTGGTGGTTCCTTGGTATTCTTCGATTTGGCCTCTTCTCAACACTCATTCCATTAATTATGTCTTCCTAGTCCAATATCTCTTTTCAAAAACCTTGTGGGCTACAGCAGATTGCTTATTGTCTGTATTACATAAAGGAGTTTTACATGAACTAGACCTGATATCTGTTCACCTAACAGGCTCCCTGctaactattttctttttttctagaTGGCAGGAAAATCTTTATGCTTGTCTAAAGGATTTCActgtgtttttgtttttccctACTTGATTTCTGTAATGACTCCACAAATTGGGGGACGGAGTTCAGTGGCAAGATAAACCAGTAGATTCAATTCTATAGCATATGCTGAAATTACTTGTGGTTTCAAAAAATGTAACATTTCCATTTGCCACATCCGGGTTAATACTGTTTTCTTTGTTTGCAACCCTATGGAGATTGTCATTCACCATCATCAGCTATATGTTTTATTTCATATCTGTTCATCAAGCAAATCTCACCAATACAACTTGTTTTGAGATCTTCATGGATGATAATAACTATTAAGCTTGAAACTTGAAAGGATCTTCCTTCAACTTTTCCCAGTTAGTTGTGttatcttgaatgtgtttATGAGGCCGCTAACTCGCATCGGAGTGCCCAAGTTCATGCTGCTGCTGAAGCCCCAAAGCTGCTTTTTGAGTAGCTCGTGATGTACAAGTTTTTCCACCATGGTAGCACATGCAATACATGCATAATCATCTGTCTACTATGTTTTTCCTCTTCGTTTGCTGGATTTGGAGCTTTATATACTTGGGCCTACCATGATTTAGCGTAttgtctcatttttttttgtaccgagacaattttctttttaggttaGACATTAAAGAAAGGGTGAAACTTAAAGGTCCCAGTTTTGAATTACAGCCTAAAACAAGAATCAttactttctttctattaCAAAGTCaagaaaggaagagaagaCACCCCATCCAAAAGATTCCTCAAGTACAAATTTGCTAAGCAGATAAATGGCTGTCTTCTAATGGAAAGGTAACTCCGAACGAAACTATTCATCTTGAGCATTCTGAGTCTCTCTCTCACGTCAAATCCCAAGAATTATTGAAAGACTATATGTTACATGCACAAACTACACAAGAGATGGGGATCAGAGAATGGCATTGTTCAAATCTCTGAATTAGTTACGAGAGCGCCAGGTGACATACTTGCTCCTGCCATGTTATGTTAGCAATATGCTCAAGGTCTCTTTCTACTGCATTATATCAAAGTAAATGTCttttaaacataattaaatgaataaaataaaagaagaatccACAGCATTACAACCATCTTTTATGTTCTACATGCTTATAGCCAACACTGGGGTATGAACCTCTATATAATGCAACTGGTTTCTAAGTTGGTGAATCTGCAATAAATTGCAGAGATAAGCAAATATGTTGATTGCTTGCCTGATCAATAAAATTAGCTTATTCTGTGTAATATCTCGGGATATCCTCCCAGTAGTTGAAGGTTTTATGGCACTACAAACTGcttattaatgaaataattcaTTCTCtatcaaaaggaaaataagTTATCCCTTCCATCATCAATATAGAGGATACATGGTAGACTAAAAACAATTGAAACAATGTACCAACTAAAAGCAACACCTCTCCAGAGAAGATCAGGTCCAAGGAAAACTAACCTGATAGGAAGCATGGCCTTGCCTAAAGTTAAAAAGACTGTAAAGTCTAGCACTTTCGCGAGCATctattttacataaataatgCCTTCATCAGGGTCATCACCTTCCCAATCTCTATCATCTTGAGGGGAATCAGATGACTCAGAGAGCTCATCTTCACTCCCTGTATTCTCTTTTTCagctttaattttatctaatattgCAAGTACCTGAAAGGATTGATTAAACATATCAGTATCAGCTGAGAATCCAACGGCTGATCCCCAATTACAATTGTGGAGGTTGCCAGAGCCCATGCAAGAACTTGAGAAATTTTAGTGAAATTTGATGAACTCATTGAAGAAGTTGCCAAAGCCATGCAAGAAAAAGTACAAAGATGGAAAGCATTTCTTACCacacaaaaaattaaaaaactttgTTTTTGGACCAATGTGATGCTGATATCCGAAATGTAGAGTGACAAAAAATGCAACATAGAGGCCAATTAATATGAAACTGACTTGAACATTTTAAACAACTATGATATTAATGTTCTCAAGAAAAGAGCCCTTAGCAAAACCAGCTGAAATCTTAATATGTAGGACAAGAACAATATTAAGTGAAAGCactaaaaatcaaaacattCACAATCTGGCATATCATAGCATATCCAAATTTCAGGAACAAATACTGAGATCTTCCTTTCTCATCAAGTGACTTCTTAAGTTTTTTTCATAGGTAGATGTTGATAATTTTAGCCAAATGAGCATACTAAATCATAGGCACACATAAAAGACCATCTTTGTGGAAACACATGCCATGAGAATAAAAGTTATCTACAAAGACCATGTCCAAGGACCTAAACTGAACGAGAAAGTGCAAAACTTGCTGCAGCAAATGTCGTTCTTTCTCATGAAAAGCCATCTTCTGAACCAATAGCTGATCAATCATCATCCTTGCAGCATGCTTTACAAAATTAAGCAAATGAAACCACAAGAAGAGGATACACAGAGAGTCATTTACACTTCATTAAGCTACATCTATAATACAAAGATAAATAGACAAGACTTGCAGACCACATATCTCATCCTCCAGTTAATAGGTGACAATAGACAGCCTTGTACCATAGTCACCATGACAATGTTAGAACTCAATTATCACGATTTAGTTCAAAAACACAGCCTTGGTGGTTGGTTATTTAGATTTTCTACTGGCAAAGACAGCATTTTTCTATGCAGAGATGCAATGAAGTAAttgaaatatagaaaaatggTTCTGCAAAACAGAAAACAAAACATATGAAGGATTTACCCTGCTTCCTCTCTCAAAAGATTCATCTTCAATAAACCGTATCTCAGGAGTCAATCTCAACTTCATGCGCCTCCCTAACTCACTTCTAACATACTTGGCTTTCGCCTTTAACCCAGCAATTGCAACCTCCTTTCCCCTATCATCTCCAAAAACAGATACATACACTTTAACCACCTACAGAGAACACATATCCACAGCaagtttaaaaaaagaaatcaccTTCCTTAATTACTGAACAAATAAACGAATACCAACTATAACATATAACAATATTAacaattcaaatatataaGGTTACTCTGTCATCTCCAAGAAAGAGATGCGTACCACTTCAACCACCAACCCGAACTCCGAGTTACAACACAAAAAGAACATCACTTTCCTCATTTAACtcaaaagataaaacaacCACCCACATAATAAAATGAgcaatatcaataatttaacCGACTGCGTACCTGCAAATCAGTAGAAACTTCAACATCACTGATGGTAGTGAGAGAAGACAAATATTTATCAGCACCCAAAGCAGCCT is a genomic window containing:
- the LOC8284391 gene encoding probable ribosome-binding factor A, chloroplastic, whose amino-acid sequence is MLHLHLRLHFHQPVFTSQRNSPPITTILHNPFPIWTPKSAASAHLRQKPFINTIKCMANPRRVKMVAKQIQRELSDMLLTDKVLQYAILPEAALGADKYLSSLTTISDVEVSTDLQVVKVYVSVFGDDRGKEVAIAGLKAKAKYVRSELGRRMKLRLTPEIRFIEDESFERGSRVLAILDKIKAEKENTGSEDELSESSDSPQDDRDWEGDDPDEGIIYVK